A window of uncultured Gellertiella sp. genomic DNA:
CCGAGGCCGCGCGCCAGAGGAAGGTGCGTGCCACTTCCAGATCGGTTTCCATGTCGGCAAGCCGGAACTGCAGGGCCTGAAAATCAAGGATCGCCTGGCCGAAGGCCCTGCGCTCGCGCATATGGGCAAGCGCCCTGTCAAAGGCGCTCTGGGCACCGCCAAGGGCGGCGGCGGCAATGTTGAGCCGCCCGCCATCGAGCCCGCTCATCGCAATCCGGAAGCCGTCGCCTTCCGCGCCGAGCCGGTTGTCTGCGGGCACCCGTACCTGGTCGAGGATCACCGCGCGGGTCGGCTGGGCGTGCCAGCCCATCTTTTTCTCATTGGCCCCGAAGGACAGGCCCGGCATGTCTTTCGTCACCACGAAGGCGGAAATGCCCTTCGGCCCTTCCGCTCCGGTGCGGGCCATCACCAGATAGAGGCCGGCGCTGCCTGCGCCCGAAATGAACTGTTTCTCTCCGGACAGACTATAGTGGTCGCCATCGCGCACCGCCCGGGTCTTCAGCGCCGCCGCATCCGAGCCGCAGCCCGGTTCGGTCAGGCAATAGCTGGAAAGGGTCGCCATGGTCAGGAGCTCGGGCAGGAACCGCCGCTTCTGGTTCTCCGATCCATAGCGATCGATCATTCCCGCCACCATGTTGTGGATCGATACATAGGCGGCTATGGAGGGGCAGCCACGGGCCAGCTGCTCGATGATCACGGCGGTATCGAGCCGGGTAAGGCCGGTGCCGCCCTGCTCTTCGCCGACATAGATGCCGCCCATGCCGAGCATGGCCGCCTTGCGCAGCACTTCGACCGGGAAAAACCGGGTCTGGTCCCAGTCAAGCGCGTGGGGCGCGATTTCGTCCGCGGCAAAGGTGCCCGCCATGTCGCGAATGGCGGCCTGCTCCTCGGTCAAGCTGAAATCCATCATTCCTCCTTCAGGCTCTCTCGCCTCACCCCTGCGCGCCCGTTCTGGCCGGGTTGCGCCACCGGTCTGCCGCCAGCCATTGCACAAATTTTCGCACCATAATACGGGTAAATTTCCGTGTTTATTGTGCAGGAATTCACATGTTGAAGCCGTTCGACTGGGATCTTCTCCGTTCCTTTCTGGCTGTTGCCCGCAGCGGAAAGCTGACCACAGCCGCGCGGCGGCTGAAAGTTGACCATTCTACACTGTCGAGGCGGATTGCGGCACTTGAATTCGCGTTGAAAACCAAGCTCTTCGACAAAAGTCTGAACGGCTATGCGCTGACGCTCGACGGCGAGCGGTTGCTGGCCGAGGCCGAACGGGTGGAATCCACCGTCATCGGCATCCAGAACGACATTGCCGCCGAAAGCACGCAAGTGTCCGGAACCGTACGGATCGGAACCCCCGACGGCTTCGGCACACGCTTCCTCGCAGCGCGCATCGGCGCGCTTTGCGCACGGCATCCGCATCTTGACGTCGAGCTGGTGGCAACCCCCCGCAGCTTCAGCCTGTCGAAGCGCGAGGCCGATATCGCCATCGGGCTGTCCAATCCCCACCATGGCAAGCTGCACACGCAGAAACTGACCGATTACGAACTCGGCGTCTATGGCGCGGCGGAAGGCGCGGAGCGCTTCGGCGACATCGCCGACCCCCAGGATCTGCAGCGCAGGCCCTTCGTCAGCTATATAGACGACCTGATCTTCACGCCGGAACTCGACTATCTCCCGCATGTCGCAAGAGCGCTTGCGCCGAGGCTGAAAAGCTCCAACCTGCTGGCCCAGGCGGAAGCCATAGCGTCCGGCGCGGGCCTTGGCGTCCTGCCCTGCTTTCTCGCAGATGGCGATCCCCGTCTGATCAGGCTATTGCCCCACAAAGTGCGGTTGGTGCGCAGTTTCTACATGAGCGTTCACGCGGATTTGCGCGATCTCGCCCGCCTGAAGGCAACCACTGGCTTTATTGCCGACATAGTCCGCACCGGAAAAGTTATATTTCTACCAAAATCCGTCGCAGATCACACAAAAATGATAAAATCCCATATTGACTGACTTGACAAATAAAATGGAACACGGGCATTTCGGCGCATACATACAATTTTGATGCCTGATAACCGTGGGGGATCCGCCGCATTCGTGCAGCGGAGGGGACGTCCGTAGGCGGAGCAGGCCGGGGAGGGTTGGATGGCTTTTGACCAGGCGGCAGAGGTGGCTGACAGTGTCGGTGATACCGGCGGTGATGCCGTGCAGGGGGCGGGCAGGCTGGAAACAATCCTGCGCGAGCGGCTGCCGGCATTTTCCCGGGCGGAACGCCGCCTTGCCACCTATTTCCTCAACAATCTCACCGGATTGCAGTTCGAGACCGGTGCAAGTCTGGCGCAGGCGGTCGGTGTCAGCGAAATGACCGTCACCCGGTTCATCCGCACCCTTGGCTTTGAAAACCTGAAAACGCTGAAGCGGCAATTGCGCCCTGACCTGTCCACGGGAAGCCGGGATATCGACGATTACCTCGCCCGCTTCCAGGTGCGCGGGTCCCGGCAGGAAGCGTTGCGCGACAGCCTGAGGATGGAACTCGACGCCGTGGTCAAGGCCTATGCCCTCACCGCTTCACCGCAATGGGAAGAGGCGGCTGCGACCGTCGAGGAAGCGACAACCGTTTATGTTCTGGGCTTCCAGGCCTCGAAAGGCCTGGCGATGGACTTCGCCTCCCGGCTGCTGTGGATGCGGCCCGGGGTCATTTTCGTCAACAGTGACAGTGGCACCTATGGTGAGGTGCTGATGGCGGATCGCGACAGCAGCGTGGTCATCCTGCTCGATACCGCCACCTATTCCAGCCGGGCGGTCAAGCTTGCCGAACGGCTGAAGGCGATCGACATGCCGCTGATCATCATCACCGACAAGTTCAGCCTGTGGGGCTGGTCCTATTCGAAATGGGTGTTTGAGGCCCATACCTATGTCAAGACCTTCTGGGATTCGACGGCGGGCATTTCGGTGATCACCAATCTGATGCTCGACAGCGTTGCCGGGCGTCTCGGCCCCCGCGCCAGGGCCAATTACCAGCGCATGGCGGATGTGGGAAAGATGCTGGGCGAATTCGTCAGCAAACACACACTCGGCCACCGGGAATAGACCGCTTGCGGTCCTGTCCTGCGCTTCCTCCAGCAAAGAGAAATCCATGAATGTTTCCGACTATACATCCCTCGATGGTCTGGGCCTCGCGGCCCTGATCCGCGACGGGGCTGTGTCCACCGGCGAAGTCGTCAAGGCCGCACAGGCCGCCGCCGCCGCCATCAATCCCGAGATCAATGCCGTCATCGAGTTCTACGATGATTTCGAGGACACGTCGGCGCTGGCCGACGGCCCGTTTCGCGGCGTGCCGTTTCTGGTCAAGGATGTCGGCGAGCACTTCGTCGGGCGCAAGGCGGAAAATGGCAGCCGTCTCGCCGAAGGCCTGCTGACGGAGGCCAATGACCATTATGCCGACCTGGTGCTGGCCAGCGGCGTCAACCTGATGGGCCGCACCAACACCCCGGAATTCTCGCTGGCGCTGTGCGCCGACAATCTTCTCTATGGCGCGACATCCAACCCCTGGCGCAAGGACTATTCGACCAGCGGTTCTTCGGGTG
This region includes:
- a CDS encoding acyl-CoA dehydrogenase family protein, with the protein product MDFSLTEEQAAIRDMAGTFAADEIAPHALDWDQTRFFPVEVLRKAAMLGMGGIYVGEEQGGTGLTRLDTAVIIEQLARGCPSIAAYVSIHNMVAGMIDRYGSENQKRRFLPELLTMATLSSYCLTEPGCGSDAAALKTRAVRDGDHYSLSGEKQFISGAGSAGLYLVMARTGAEGPKGISAFVVTKDMPGLSFGANEKKMGWHAQPTRAVILDQVRVPADNRLGAEGDGFRIAMSGLDGGRLNIAAAALGGAQSAFDRALAHMRERRAFGQAILDFQALQFRLADMETDLEVARTFLWRAASALDARAPDATRLCAMAKRHVTDRAFEVANQALQMLGGYGYLADYGLEKIVRDLRVHQILEGTNEIMRVIIARSIVARQA
- a CDS encoding LysR family transcriptional regulator encodes the protein MLKPFDWDLLRSFLAVARSGKLTTAARRLKVDHSTLSRRIAALEFALKTKLFDKSLNGYALTLDGERLLAEAERVESTVIGIQNDIAAESTQVSGTVRIGTPDGFGTRFLAARIGALCARHPHLDVELVATPRSFSLSKREADIAIGLSNPHHGKLHTQKLTDYELGVYGAAEGAERFGDIADPQDLQRRPFVSYIDDLIFTPELDYLPHVARALAPRLKSSNLLAQAEAIASGAGLGVLPCFLADGDPRLIRLLPHKVRLVRSFYMSVHADLRDLARLKATTGFIADIVRTGKVIFLPKSVADHTKMIKSHID
- a CDS encoding MurR/RpiR family transcriptional regulator, producing MAFDQAAEVADSVGDTGGDAVQGAGRLETILRERLPAFSRAERRLATYFLNNLTGLQFETGASLAQAVGVSEMTVTRFIRTLGFENLKTLKRQLRPDLSTGSRDIDDYLARFQVRGSRQEALRDSLRMELDAVVKAYALTASPQWEEAAATVEEATTVYVLGFQASKGLAMDFASRLLWMRPGVIFVNSDSGTYGEVLMADRDSSVVILLDTATYSSRAVKLAERLKAIDMPLIIITDKFSLWGWSYSKWVFEAHTYVKTFWDSTAGISVITNLMLDSVAGRLGPRARANYQRMADVGKMLGEFVSKHTLGHRE